The Amycolatopsis mongoliensis genome includes a window with the following:
- a CDS encoding putative quinol monooxygenase — MIFIVVKFPVKPEYADSWPDIVADFTKGTRGEAGNKFFEWSRSIEDSNTYVLVEGFEGQDAAVAHVGSEHFKTAVATLGAYISDNPQIINVQDASDWGPMAEISPH; from the coding sequence ATGATTTTCATCGTGGTCAAGTTCCCGGTGAAGCCCGAGTACGCGGACTCGTGGCCGGACATCGTCGCCGACTTCACCAAGGGCACCCGCGGCGAGGCGGGCAACAAGTTCTTCGAGTGGTCCCGCAGCATCGAGGACAGCAACACGTACGTGCTGGTGGAGGGCTTCGAGGGCCAGGACGCCGCGGTCGCGCACGTCGGCTCCGAGCACTTCAAGACGGCCGTCGCGACGCTGGGTGCCTACATCTCGGACAACCCGCAGATCATCAACGTCCAGGACGCCTCAGACTGGGGTCCGATGGCCGAGATCTCGCCGCATTAA
- a CDS encoding F0F1 ATP synthase subunit epsilon encodes MAEMSVELVAVERRLWSGTATFVVAQTTEGEIGILSGHEPVLGQLVEGGVVKVTTTDGETVCAAVHGGFLSVTGAGVSILAESAELSDEIDVNAAKAALSADDETERTRATAQLRAAGQSA; translated from the coding sequence GTGGCCGAGATGTCCGTGGAGCTGGTGGCTGTCGAGCGCCGTCTCTGGTCGGGTACCGCCACTTTCGTGGTGGCCCAGACCACCGAGGGTGAGATCGGCATCCTGTCCGGCCACGAACCCGTGCTCGGGCAGCTCGTCGAAGGTGGCGTGGTCAAGGTGACGACCACGGACGGTGAGACGGTCTGCGCGGCCGTGCACGGCGGATTCCTCTCCGTGACCGGTGCCGGCGTGAGCATCCTCGCCGAGAGCGCCGAGCTTTCCGACGAAATCGACGTCAACGCGGCGAAGGCGGCACTGAGCGCCGACGACGAGACCGAGCGGACGAGGGCCACGGCCCAGCTCCGCGCGGCAGGTCAGTCGGCCTGA
- a CDS encoding F0F1 ATP synthase subunit gamma: MAAQLRELRSRIKATKSIGKITKAMELIATARITKARAKVAASRPYADEITKVLSALAGAAANLDHPMLVERPNPTRAAVLVVTSDKGQCGGYNSNVLRATEELLALLRSEGKEPEVYVTGNKGLNYYRFRDRAVVNSWTGFSDQPAYADAVAAGDALVESFMLGADDAHGNADGITGVDEIHIVYTEFVSMLTQRPVAKRVAPLEVEYIEGEEEQKPAGELLPSYEFEPSADTLLDALLPKYINTRLYAALLESAASELAARRTAMKAASDNANELVGNLTREMNQARQAQITQEISEIVGGANALTAAGSDD; this comes from the coding sequence ATGGCCGCACAACTCCGGGAACTCCGGTCGCGCATCAAGGCGACCAAGTCGATCGGCAAGATCACCAAGGCGATGGAGCTCATCGCCACCGCGCGCATCACCAAGGCGCGGGCGAAGGTCGCCGCTTCCCGGCCGTACGCGGACGAGATCACCAAGGTGCTCTCGGCGCTGGCCGGTGCGGCGGCCAACCTCGACCACCCGATGCTGGTCGAGCGCCCGAACCCGACGCGGGCCGCCGTCCTCGTCGTGACCAGTGACAAGGGCCAGTGCGGCGGCTACAACTCCAACGTGCTGCGCGCGACCGAAGAGCTGCTCGCCCTCCTCCGTTCGGAGGGCAAGGAGCCCGAGGTCTACGTCACCGGCAACAAGGGCCTGAACTACTACCGGTTCCGCGACCGCGCCGTCGTGAACAGCTGGACGGGCTTCTCCGACCAGCCGGCGTACGCCGACGCGGTCGCCGCCGGTGACGCGCTGGTGGAGTCGTTCATGCTCGGCGCGGACGACGCGCACGGCAACGCCGACGGCATCACCGGTGTCGACGAGATCCACATCGTCTACACCGAGTTCGTCTCGATGCTGACCCAGCGGCCGGTCGCCAAGCGCGTCGCGCCGCTGGAGGTCGAGTACATCGAGGGCGAGGAAGAGCAGAAGCCCGCCGGTGAGCTCCTCCCCAGCTACGAGTTCGAGCCGAGTGCCGACACGCTGCTGGACGCGCTCCTGCCGAAGTACATCAACACGCGTCTCTACGCGGCCCTCCTCGAGTCGGCGGCGTCCGAGCTGGCCGCCCGCCGGACGGCGATGAAGGCCGCGTCGGACAACGCGAACGAGCTGGTCGGCAACCTGACGCGGGAGATGAACCAGGCCCGCCAGGCGCAGATCACCCAGGAGATCTCCGAAATCGTCGGTGGCGCGAACGCGCTCACCGCAGCAGGAAGTGATGATTGA
- the atpD gene encoding F0F1 ATP synthase subunit beta, which yields MTSTEAPRAKGRIVSVTGPVVDVEFPRGSVPEQFNALKVEIEFEQLRKTVTLEVASHLGDNLVRTISLQPQDGLVRGAEVTDTGGPITVPVGDKVKGHVYNALGECLDEPGYGDDLERWGIHRNPPSFDQLEGKTKMLETGLKVVDLLTPYVEGGKIGLFGGAGVGKTVLIKEMITRVARNFGGTSVFAGVGERTREGNDLFLEMSEDGVINDTALVFGQMDEPPGTRMRVALSALTMAEYFRDVQNQDVLLFIDNIFRFTQAGSEVSTLLGRMPSAVGYQPTLADEMGQLQERITSTRGRSITSMQAIYVPADDYTDPAPAATFAHLDATTELSRGVFQKGIFPAVDPLASTSTILDPAIVGEDHYRVASEVIRILQKYKELQDIIAILGMDELSEEDKLTVQRARRIERFLSQNMLVAEAFTQIPGSTVPLSETIESFDRISKGDFDHYPEQAFLGIGGLEDLEKKYKEITKK from the coding sequence ATGACCAGTACTGAAGCCCCGCGCGCCAAGGGGCGCATCGTGTCGGTGACCGGTCCGGTCGTCGACGTCGAGTTCCCGCGCGGTTCCGTGCCCGAGCAGTTCAACGCCCTCAAGGTCGAGATCGAGTTCGAGCAGCTGCGCAAGACGGTGACCCTCGAGGTCGCCAGCCACCTGGGTGACAACCTCGTCCGCACCATCTCGCTCCAGCCGCAGGACGGCCTGGTCCGGGGCGCCGAGGTCACCGACACCGGCGGCCCGATCACCGTCCCGGTGGGCGACAAGGTCAAGGGCCACGTCTACAACGCGCTCGGCGAGTGCCTCGACGAGCCCGGCTACGGCGACGACCTCGAGCGCTGGGGCATCCACCGCAACCCGCCGTCCTTCGACCAGCTCGAAGGCAAGACGAAGATGCTGGAGACCGGCCTCAAGGTCGTCGACCTGCTGACCCCGTACGTCGAGGGTGGCAAGATCGGCCTGTTCGGCGGTGCCGGCGTCGGCAAGACGGTGCTCATCAAGGAGATGATCACCCGTGTCGCCCGGAACTTCGGTGGTACGTCGGTGTTCGCCGGGGTCGGCGAGCGCACCCGTGAGGGCAACGACCTCTTCCTGGAGATGAGCGAAGACGGCGTCATCAACGACACCGCCCTCGTGTTCGGCCAGATGGACGAGCCGCCCGGCACGCGTATGCGCGTCGCGCTGTCCGCGCTGACCATGGCGGAGTACTTCCGCGACGTCCAGAACCAGGACGTGCTGCTGTTCATCGACAACATCTTCCGGTTCACCCAGGCCGGTTCCGAGGTGTCGACCCTGCTGGGCCGCATGCCTTCGGCCGTGGGTTACCAGCCGACGCTGGCCGACGAGATGGGTCAGCTGCAGGAGCGGATCACCTCGACCCGAGGCCGTTCGATCACCTCGATGCAGGCGATCTACGTCCCCGCGGACGACTACACCGACCCGGCCCCGGCCGCGACGTTCGCCCACCTGGACGCCACCACCGAGCTTTCGCGTGGTGTCTTCCAGAAGGGCATCTTCCCGGCGGTGGACCCGCTGGCGTCGACGTCGACGATCCTCGACCCGGCCATCGTCGGTGAGGACCACTACCGCGTGGCTTCCGAGGTCATCCGGATCCTGCAGAAGTACAAGGAGCTGCAGGACATCATCGCGATCCTCGGTATGGACGAGCTCTCGGAAGAGGACAAGCTGACCGTTCAGCGCGCGCGCCGCATCGAGCGGTTCCTGTCGCAGAACATGCTGGTCGCCGAGGCGTTCACGCAGATCCCGGGCTCGACCGTGCCGCTGTCGGAGACGATCGAGTCGTTCGACCGCATTTCGAAGGGTGACTTCGACCACTACCCGGAGCAGGCGTTCCTGGGCATCGGTGGCCTCGAAGACCTCGAGAAGAAGTACAAGGAAATCACCAAGAAGTGA
- the aroA gene encoding 3-phosphoshikimate 1-carboxyvinyltransferase: MTLVEIPGSKSVTARGLFLAAAAHGTTTLGRPLHSDDTEGFAEGLVKLGYRVDRQPGAWTIEGRPSGPGVAEADVFCRDGATTARFLPALAAAGTGTFHFDASDQMRRRPLGPLTDALQELGVDLTFEGARGHHPLTIRANGVKGGSLTLDAGLSSQFLTALLLLGPLTAEGLRITVTDLVSVPYVEITLEMMRRFGVDVRREGKTFVVPPQPYQACEYPVEPDASTASYFLAAAAVTGRTVTIPGLGSSALQGDVRFADVLEQMGAHVELTSDSVTVAGPSDGLRGVTVNMRDISDTVPTLAAIAPFASGPVRIEDVYNTRIKECDRLDACEENLRALGIEVETGRDWIEIRPGTPTGALVKCRRDHRIAMAFSITGLRTPGITLDDPECVKKTFPGFHQALRTLRESWGI; the protein is encoded by the coding sequence GTGACCCTCGTCGAGATCCCCGGCTCCAAGTCCGTCACCGCCCGTGGCCTGTTCCTGGCCGCCGCCGCGCACGGCACCACGACCCTCGGCCGTCCGCTGCACTCGGACGACACCGAAGGCTTCGCCGAGGGGCTCGTCAAGCTGGGCTACCGCGTCGACCGGCAGCCGGGCGCGTGGACCATCGAAGGCCGTCCGTCCGGCCCCGGCGTCGCCGAGGCGGACGTGTTCTGCCGCGACGGCGCCACGACGGCCCGGTTCCTGCCCGCGCTGGCCGCGGCCGGCACCGGGACGTTCCACTTCGACGCGTCCGACCAGATGCGCCGGCGCCCGCTCGGGCCGCTGACCGACGCGCTGCAGGAACTCGGCGTCGACCTGACCTTCGAGGGTGCGCGGGGGCACCACCCGCTGACGATCCGCGCGAACGGCGTCAAGGGTGGCTCGCTGACGCTCGACGCGGGGTTGTCGTCCCAGTTCCTGACGGCGTTGCTGCTGCTCGGGCCGCTGACGGCGGAGGGGCTGCGGATCACCGTGACGGACCTGGTGTCGGTGCCCTACGTCGAGATCACGCTGGAGATGATGCGCCGGTTCGGCGTCGACGTCCGGCGCGAGGGCAAGACGTTCGTGGTGCCGCCGCAGCCGTACCAGGCGTGCGAGTACCCGGTGGAGCCGGACGCGTCGACGGCCAGCTACTTCCTGGCCGCGGCGGCGGTCACGGGCCGCACGGTGACGATCCCCGGGCTGGGGTCGTCGGCGCTGCAGGGCGACGTCCGCTTCGCCGACGTGCTGGAGCAGATGGGGGCGCACGTCGAGCTGACTTCCGATTCGGTCACCGTGGCGGGCCCGTCGGACGGCCTGCGCGGGGTCACGGTGAACATGCGCGACATCTCGGACACGGTCCCGACGCTGGCCGCGATCGCGCCGTTCGCTTCGGGCCCGGTGCGCATCGAAGACGTCTACAACACGCGCATCAAGGAGTGCGACCGGCTCGACGCGTGCGAGGAGAACCTGCGCGCGCTGGGCATCGAGGTCGAGACGGGCCGCGACTGGATCGAGATCCGGCCGGGCACGCCCACCGGTGCGCTGGTGAAGTGCCGCCGGGACCACCGGATCGCGATGGCGTTCAGCATCACGGGCCTGCGGACGCCCGGCATCACCCTGGACGATCCCGAGTGCGTGAAGAAGACGTTCCCGGGCTTCCACCAGGCGCTGCGGACCCTGCGGGAAAGCTGGGGGATCTAG
- a CDS encoding DUF2550 domain-containing protein, with translation MKITVVVVGLLIVLAVLVAWYGQRWIRMRRGGGVSVALRWRPDSARSSWHLGLGRYEGDEFVWYRVWSLRTGPDRVFQRESMQIADRRDPSGSEAYAVPEGSTVLRCESETQEAIEIAMGPGALTGFLSWLESAPPGRRLPRAS, from the coding sequence GTGAAGATCACCGTGGTGGTAGTCGGGCTCCTGATCGTGCTCGCCGTGCTGGTCGCCTGGTACGGCCAGCGGTGGATCCGGATGCGCCGCGGTGGGGGCGTGAGCGTCGCGCTGCGGTGGCGTCCGGACAGTGCGCGCTCCAGCTGGCACCTGGGGCTCGGCCGCTACGAGGGCGACGAGTTCGTCTGGTACCGCGTGTGGAGCCTGCGGACCGGCCCGGACCGCGTCTTCCAGCGCGAAAGCATGCAGATCGCCGACCGGCGCGACCCGTCCGGGAGCGAGGCCTACGCCGTTCCGGAAGGCTCGACCGTGCTGCGCTGCGAATCGGAGACCCAGGAAGCGATCGAGATCGCCATGGGCCCGGGCGCGCTGACGGGCTTCCTGTCCTGGCTCGAGTCCGCCCCGCCGGGGCGGCGTCTCCCGCGCGCCTCCTGA